In Sinorhizobium sojae CCBAU 05684, a single window of DNA contains:
- a CDS encoding ion transporter — protein MAPSPDPQQEGSPDQHERWEVLRQLEESLERPMLVLSFLWLTLVLVELAWKTSGVFELLGTIIWIIFILEFLLRFALAPRKWPFLRSNPVTVIALAAPAFRFLNALRFLRIARGLRLVRIVGTANRGLMALRKSFDRRGLGYVLLATVIVVLLGAGGMLAFEPAPVVEDGFRGYGDALWWTAMLITTMGSDFWPETAEGRVLALLLSLYGLAMFGYITASFATFFVGQEAQAADGEIAGSVEIADLRREIALLRSELRKAATGDEEE, from the coding sequence ATGGCACCATCGCCTGATCCGCAACAGGAAGGTTCTCCCGATCAGCATGAGCGCTGGGAGGTCCTAAGACAGCTGGAAGAGTCGCTCGAAAGGCCAATGCTAGTTCTCTCGTTCCTCTGGCTGACATTGGTGCTCGTCGAACTGGCGTGGAAGACGTCGGGCGTCTTCGAGCTGCTTGGAACCATCATCTGGATCATCTTCATACTCGAGTTTCTTTTGCGCTTCGCGCTCGCACCGCGCAAATGGCCGTTCTTGCGGAGCAATCCGGTCACGGTGATCGCCCTTGCCGCACCAGCGTTCCGCTTCCTCAACGCGCTGCGCTTCCTGCGCATCGCACGGGGCCTACGATTGGTCCGCATAGTGGGCACGGCCAATAGAGGGCTGATGGCCCTGCGCAAGAGTTTCGACCGGCGGGGATTGGGCTATGTGCTCCTGGCGACGGTGATCGTCGTGCTGCTTGGTGCGGGCGGAATGCTCGCTTTCGAGCCGGCACCGGTTGTAGAGGACGGCTTCCGCGGCTATGGCGATGCGCTCTGGTGGACGGCGATGCTGATCACCACGATGGGATCCGACTTCTGGCCGGAAACGGCGGAGGGAAGGGTCTTGGCCCTGCTGCTCTCCCTGTATGGACTGGCCATGTTCGGCTACATCACCGCGAGTTTTGCCACTTTCTTCGTCGGTCAAGAGGCCCAGGCGGCCGACGGCGAGATCGCCGGCTCCGTCGAAATCGCCGACCTCAGGAGAGAGATAGCACTCCTTCGAAGCGAGTTGCGAAAGGCCGCAACAGGCGATGAAGAAGAGTGA
- a CDS encoding NADH-quinone oxidoreductase subunit A: MTAMEFLPVLFMVAGIVLVAVGTLFVSTLLRPSNPYPEKNMPYECGMDPAGEAAGGRFRVPFFIVAILLVIFDVEAMFLFPWAVVLKDIGLVGYVEMFVFIALLLVGFAYAWLKGALEWEE, translated from the coding sequence ATGACGGCAATGGAGTTCCTGCCGGTTCTTTTCATGGTCGCCGGAATCGTTCTGGTGGCGGTGGGCACGCTTTTCGTTTCTACGCTGCTGCGCCCGTCCAATCCCTACCCCGAGAAGAACATGCCCTATGAGTGCGGCATGGACCCGGCGGGTGAGGCTGCCGGGGGGCGCTTCCGGGTGCCGTTTTTCATCGTCGCGATCCTCTTGGTGATCTTCGATGTCGAGGCGATGTTCCTCTTTCCCTGGGCTGTCGTGCTTAAGGACATCGGCCTAGTCGGCTATGTCGAGATGTTCGTCTTCATAGCGCTGCTGCTTGTGGGTTTTGCCTATGCCTGGCTGAAGGGAGCGTTGGAATGGGAGGAATAG
- a CDS encoding NuoB/complex I 20 kDa subunit family protein, whose amino-acid sequence MGGIGNAIRDSVLFTTADSVISWSRRSALWPETFGIACCAIEMISAGCARYDLDRFGVVFRPSPRQSDVMIIAGTVTRKFAPVVRRLYDQMPEPRWVIAMGTCAISGGVYNTYAVVQGSETFVPVDVHVPGCPPRPEALMHGFLMLQEKIKRTRALAGTPLDRVVAS is encoded by the coding sequence ATGGGAGGAATAGGCAACGCGATCCGCGACAGCGTATTGTTCACCACGGCTGATAGCGTCATCAGTTGGAGTCGGAGGTCGGCCTTATGGCCGGAGACCTTCGGCATCGCCTGCTGTGCCATCGAGATGATCTCCGCCGGCTGCGCGCGCTACGACCTCGACCGGTTCGGCGTGGTATTTCGCCCGTCGCCGCGGCAATCGGACGTGATGATCATCGCCGGAACCGTCACCCGAAAATTCGCCCCCGTGGTACGGCGGCTCTACGATCAGATGCCGGAACCGCGCTGGGTGATCGCAATGGGAACCTGCGCGATTTCCGGTGGGGTCTACAATACCTATGCGGTGGTGCAGGGATCGGAAACCTTCGTACCCGTCGACGTGCATGTGCCCGGCTGTCCGCCGCGCCCAGAGGCGCTGATGCACGGCTTCCTCATGCTGCAAGAGAAGATCAAGAGAACCCGCGCCTTGGCAGGGACGCCTCTCGATCGGGTTGTGGCATCATGA
- a CDS encoding NADH-quinone oxidoreductase subunit C, which yields MSGEPLDRALIMKRFEGAIEDLGNAHGIHAFAVPPETIVEVCRFLKDHPAFRFNFLSDICGVDHHPETPRFEAVYHLYSLPNKWRVRIKCRLGDPPEVPSVTGVWRTANWHEREAWDMYGIRFTGHPDLRRIYMWEGFEGFPQRKDFPLRGYKDKLNPFGAEGPPPTQPDLATRDIP from the coding sequence ATGAGCGGCGAGCCCCTCGACCGCGCCTTGATCATGAAGCGCTTCGAGGGAGCAATCGAGGATCTGGGCAACGCACACGGCATTCACGCCTTTGCCGTTCCGCCGGAGACGATCGTCGAGGTCTGCCGTTTCCTGAAAGACCATCCGGCGTTTCGGTTCAATTTCCTGTCGGATATTTGCGGGGTCGATCACCACCCCGAAACGCCGCGTTTCGAGGCCGTGTACCACCTCTATTCGCTGCCGAACAAATGGCGGGTCCGCATTAAGTGCCGGCTTGGCGATCCGCCCGAGGTTCCCTCGGTCACCGGCGTCTGGCGCACTGCCAATTGGCACGAACGCGAGGCCTGGGACATGTACGGCATCCGCTTTACCGGGCACCCGGACCTGCGCCGGATCTACATGTGGGAAGGTTTCGAGGGCTTTCCCCAGCGCAAGGATTTCCCGTTGCGGGGCTACAAGGACAAGCTGAACCCATTTGGCGCCGAAGGCCCGCCGCCGACGCAGCCCGATCTTGCCACCAGGGACATCCCATAA
- a CDS encoding NADH-quinone oxidoreductase subunit NuoE family protein → MTMREDIEAVAARYPSRRSAIMPALLIAQREYGHLPGPVLEEVADILGVERIWVYELATFYTLFHTEPVGLFHLQLCDNVSCMLCGAEALLEYLEAALGIGKGETTPDGLFTLDTVECLGACEMAPVMQVGDDYHGNLDVARLKALLKDFRAMAAGQAANPAPASARPAGE, encoded by the coding sequence ATGACGATGCGCGAAGATATCGAAGCGGTGGCGGCGCGGTATCCCAGCCGGCGCTCGGCGATCATGCCCGCGCTGCTGATCGCGCAGAGGGAGTATGGTCATCTGCCCGGCCCGGTGCTGGAAGAGGTCGCCGATATTCTGGGCGTCGAGCGAATCTGGGTCTACGAGCTTGCGACCTTCTATACGCTCTTCCATACGGAGCCGGTGGGGCTGTTTCACCTGCAACTCTGCGACAATGTCTCCTGCATGCTTTGCGGCGCCGAGGCGTTGCTCGAGTATCTGGAGGCGGCACTCGGCATCGGCAAGGGCGAGACCACGCCGGACGGGTTGTTCACACTCGATACGGTCGAGTGCCTCGGCGCCTGCGAGATGGCACCGGTGATGCAGGTCGGCGACGACTACCACGGCAACCTCGATGTGGCGCGGCTGAAGGCTCTCCTGAAAGACTTTCGGGCGATGGCGGCCGGGCAGGCTGCAAATCCCGCGCCTGCTTCCGCCCGGCCTGCGGGAGAATAG
- a CDS encoding nucleotidyltransferase, with the protein MARSSQQKSARGARPPLALPRLAGAEAEDFVATAITELVKSKIPFLVAGTFAVSAYTGISRLTKDLDIFCKAGDYTRILNHFQSLGYTAEIEDERWLGKVYKGKLFFDVIFSSSNGTMFVSDAWFEHALTVKINASSVPIVAPTELVWSKSFIQLRERYDGADVAHMILKTHDQIDWRRLLNYMDAHWEVLLVHVLNFRWIYPSERDRVPPWLIDELLRRLASQRELPLPQTKICRGRMYSRADYEVDVTEWGFADVGGDVEMRTGSKE; encoded by the coding sequence ATGGCGAGGTCATCGCAGCAGAAATCCGCTCGCGGCGCCCGGCCTCCGCTGGCCCTGCCCCGACTGGCCGGTGCGGAGGCCGAGGACTTCGTCGCGACTGCCATCACCGAGCTCGTGAAGTCGAAAATCCCGTTCCTGGTCGCCGGCACCTTCGCCGTCAGCGCCTATACGGGCATCTCGCGCCTGACCAAGGACCTGGACATATTTTGCAAGGCCGGCGATTACACCCGCATACTCAACCATTTCCAGTCGCTGGGCTATACCGCCGAGATCGAGGACGAACGCTGGCTGGGCAAGGTTTACAAGGGCAAGCTCTTCTTCGACGTCATATTCTCCTCCTCGAACGGCACGATGTTTGTCAGCGATGCCTGGTTCGAACATGCGCTGACGGTGAAGATCAATGCCAGCTCCGTTCCGATTGTCGCACCGACGGAACTGGTCTGGTCGAAATCCTTCATTCAGCTTCGCGAGCGCTACGATGGCGCCGACGTGGCGCACATGATCCTCAAGACCCACGATCAGATCGATTGGCGCAGGCTGCTCAACTACATGGACGCGCATTGGGAGGTCCTGCTGGTCCATGTGCTCAATTTCCGGTGGATTTATCCTTCCGAACGCGACCGGGTTCCGCCGTGGCTGATCGACGAGCTCCTGCGTCGGCTGGCCTCGCAGCGGGAACTGCCGCTGCCGCAGACGAAGATCTGCCGCGGACGAATGTACTCGCGAGCTGATTATGAAGTGGACGTCACGGAATGGGGTTTTGCCGACGTCGGCGGCGATGTCGAGATGCGCACAGGAAGCAAGGAGTAG
- a CDS encoding superoxide dismutase family protein: MRVVFAFLFALAGPAAGQEQATTAPSVARAVFLNTSGESIGTATLKSTPNGVLIEAKLANLPPGIHGFHIHEVGTCDPATGFESAGGHLGSGPHGFMVEEGPHAGDLANQTARDDGTMLVEVFNERVSFDGEMSLFDDDGAALVVHATADDYRSQPAGTGGDPIACGVIERD; encoded by the coding sequence ATGCGAGTTGTCTTTGCCTTCCTATTTGCTCTCGCCGGTCCCGCAGCCGGGCAGGAGCAGGCCACGACTGCGCCGAGTGTCGCGCGCGCAGTATTCCTGAACACGTCGGGCGAGTCGATCGGCACGGCGACTTTGAAGTCAACGCCGAACGGCGTGCTGATCGAGGCGAAGCTCGCGAACCTGCCGCCCGGAATCCACGGTTTCCACATCCATGAGGTCGGAACATGCGACCCCGCGACTGGCTTCGAGTCGGCCGGCGGCCACCTCGGCTCGGGACCGCATGGTTTCATGGTCGAGGAAGGACCGCATGCCGGTGACCTGGCCAACCAGACCGCTCGCGACGACGGAACGATGCTTGTCGAAGTCTTCAACGAACGGGTGAGCTTCGACGGTGAGATGTCGCTCTTCGACGACGACGGTGCGGCTCTTGTCGTCCATGCCACAGCCGACGACTACCGGTCGCAACCAGCGGGAACTGGCGGCGACCCCATTGCCTGTGGCGTGATCGAGCGCGACTGA
- a CDS encoding NAD(P)/FAD-dependent oxidoreductase, which translates to MYDCVILGGGPAGLVAGIYLARLNRRVIIADGGRSRASLIPRSFNHPAFPDGIPGRDLLTRMHAQIQKLGVEHIANCADRVEQVGGGFQCTVAERIVDSRAVICATGLVDILPPWRDAPELVRKGNLRICPICDGYEINGAAVVVIGHTRHALKEAEFLLSFTDDVTLATLGAELQDISAAEVREPLRLATSPLLSHGPTADDRLSLELAEGRRLEPVAVYSALGYRPRSSLAASVGVKLDEEGRIPTDAHQRTNVERFYAAGDVVTGLNQLGVAMAHGEIAAVAVHNLLTGAAP; encoded by the coding sequence ATGTATGATTGCGTCATTCTGGGCGGCGGCCCCGCAGGGCTCGTCGCGGGCATCTATCTTGCGCGGCTCAATCGACGGGTGATCATAGCGGACGGCGGGCGAAGCCGCGCTTCCCTTATCCCGCGATCATTCAACCATCCGGCGTTCCCGGACGGTATTCCTGGACGAGACCTGCTCACTAGAATGCATGCGCAAATCCAAAAGCTCGGCGTCGAGCACATCGCCAACTGTGCGGATCGGGTCGAGCAGGTGGGCGGTGGCTTCCAATGCACGGTCGCGGAACGCATTGTCGATAGCCGCGCGGTGATCTGCGCGACCGGTCTCGTGGACATCCTCCCGCCGTGGCGCGATGCACCGGAGCTGGTAAGAAAAGGTAATCTGCGGATCTGCCCCATCTGCGATGGTTACGAGATCAACGGTGCTGCTGTCGTCGTCATCGGCCATACGCGGCACGCGCTGAAGGAAGCAGAATTCCTCCTCTCGTTCACGGATGATGTGACGCTGGCGACCTTGGGAGCCGAGTTGCAGGATATCAGTGCCGCCGAGGTGCGGGAGCCCTTGCGCCTCGCCACGTCCCCATTGCTGTCCCACGGCCCGACGGCCGACGATCGCCTTTCGCTGGAATTGGCGGAGGGCAGGCGGCTGGAGCCTGTGGCGGTCTATTCCGCGCTCGGCTATAGGCCCCGCTCCAGCCTTGCCGCCAGCGTCGGGGTCAAACTTGACGAAGAAGGGCGGATCCCCACCGACGCTCATCAGCGCACCAACGTCGAGCGGTTCTACGCGGCGGGTGATGTCGTAACCGGCCTCAATCAACTCGGCGTGGCCATGGCGCATGGGGAGATTGCCGCCGTTGCGGTTCATAACCTGCTGACGGGCGCCGCTCCATGA
- a CDS encoding metallophosphoesterase family protein, producing the protein MSKTKVAAVADLHVKEDGSVSYTELFSEISRVADVLVIAGDLTDLGKPAEAELLAAELKSCTVPVVAVLGNHDHQCNAVEEISAILMKAGVHLLNGQAVEIAGVGFAGTKGFLGGFGRYMLGSFGEPAIKTMVSETVDEAMRLENALRKTSAQHSVVVLHYAPIAETVAGEPEAIYPFLGCSRFAETIDRFRVSAVVHGHAHRGTFRGKTPGGAPVYNVAAHVEKPTGRPYAILEF; encoded by the coding sequence ATGAGCAAGACGAAAGTGGCAGCGGTCGCGGATCTTCACGTGAAGGAGGACGGCTCGGTCTCCTACACGGAGCTGTTTTCAGAGATCTCGCGCGTGGCAGACGTGCTTGTGATTGCCGGCGACCTCACCGACCTGGGCAAACCGGCGGAAGCCGAACTTCTCGCCGCCGAGCTGAAGTCCTGCACGGTTCCGGTGGTGGCGGTGCTCGGCAATCACGATCACCAATGCAATGCGGTCGAGGAGATATCGGCGATCTTGATGAAGGCCGGCGTTCACCTCCTCAACGGACAGGCGGTAGAAATCGCCGGCGTCGGCTTTGCCGGCACGAAAGGCTTCTTGGGCGGCTTCGGCCGATACATGCTCGGCTCCTTCGGCGAGCCCGCCATCAAAACGATGGTCTCCGAGACCGTCGACGAGGCGATGCGCCTGGAGAACGCCTTGCGAAAGACCAGTGCGCAGCACTCCGTCGTGGTGCTCCACTATGCCCCGATCGCGGAAACGGTCGCCGGAGAGCCGGAGGCGATCTATCCGTTTCTCGGTTGCTCGCGCTTTGCCGAAACCATCGACCGCTTTCGTGTGAGTGCCGTCGTTCACGGCCACGCCCACAGGGGCACCTTCAGGGGAAAGACACCCGGCGGCGCGCCCGTCTACAACGTAGCCGCCCATGTCGAGAAGCCGACCGGGCGGCCCTATGCGATTTTGGAGTTCTGA
- a CDS encoding SDR family oxidoreductase has translation MRVLVVGATGLIGSAICAKLLERGMTAVRVVRPGSSRSWTGEAVELDLTRAVRPEDWLPHLSNIAAVVNCAGTLQDGPREDTTGVHIRGPSALFQACEQAGVRRVIHFSAMGVEKEQPSSFSRTKFEGDKALMARDLDWVILRPSVVLGPGAFGASALFRGLAALPVLPLMPNTGLLQVVRLEDVVHTVEILVQPSAPKRLILEVAGPEALSFEDVVGAYRRWFGWRPARPLDIPAPLAHLLYKLSDLAGALGWRPPTRSTAQKEIARGATGDIRAWSESTQIEPISLSAALARTPVSVQERWFAKLYLLKPVVIVVLSLFWISTGIISLTAGYQIGIDLMERTGAGVLAGPSVIAGAIADIVIGLAIAVRRTSRAGLYGAIGLSLFYAVAGTILLPELWKEPLGPLMKIWPIIVLHLAVLAILEER, from the coding sequence ATGAGAGTGCTTGTGGTAGGGGCTACCGGCCTGATCGGCTCGGCCATTTGCGCGAAGCTTCTTGAGCGTGGCATGACGGCGGTGCGCGTGGTTCGTCCGGGCTCTTCCCGGTCATGGACCGGCGAAGCCGTGGAACTCGATCTTACGCGGGCCGTCCGGCCTGAAGACTGGCTGCCCCATCTGTCGAACATAGCCGCCGTCGTAAACTGTGCAGGCACGCTTCAGGACGGGCCGCGCGAGGATACAACCGGCGTCCACATCCGCGGTCCCTCGGCGCTGTTTCAGGCTTGTGAACAGGCAGGCGTGCGCCGCGTCATACATTTCTCCGCGATGGGGGTCGAAAAGGAGCAGCCCTCCTCGTTTTCGCGCACCAAGTTCGAAGGCGACAAGGCGCTGATGGCCCGCGACCTGGACTGGGTCATTCTGCGCCCCTCCGTCGTCCTCGGCCCCGGCGCCTTTGGCGCCAGTGCGCTCTTCCGCGGTCTCGCGGCCCTTCCCGTCCTGCCGCTCATGCCGAATACAGGTCTCCTTCAGGTCGTGCGCCTCGAAGACGTTGTTCACACCGTCGAGATACTCGTCCAGCCGAGCGCCCCCAAGCGGCTGATCCTGGAGGTCGCGGGGCCAGAGGCCCTGTCCTTCGAAGATGTCGTAGGCGCTTACCGGCGCTGGTTCGGCTGGCGCCCTGCCCGCCCCCTCGACATTCCTGCTCCGCTCGCTCATCTCCTCTATAAGCTCAGCGACCTTGCCGGAGCACTCGGCTGGCGTCCCCCAACGCGGAGTACGGCGCAAAAAGAGATCGCCCGCGGCGCCACGGGCGACATCCGGGCCTGGTCGGAGAGCACGCAGATAGAACCGATATCGCTCTCGGCGGCGCTGGCGAGAACGCCGGTTTCCGTTCAGGAAAGATGGTTTGCCAAGCTCTACCTCCTGAAGCCGGTCGTCATTGTCGTATTGTCGCTGTTTTGGATCAGCACCGGCATCATATCGCTGACGGCCGGATACCAGATCGGCATCGATCTCATGGAGCGCACCGGCGCTGGTGTCCTCGCCGGCCCCAGTGTCATCGCCGGAGCGATCGCAGACATCGTCATCGGACTTGCCATTGCGGTTCGTCGAACCAGCCGCGCCGGGCTCTACGGTGCCATTGGCCTCTCCCTCTTCTATGCCGTGGCCGGGACAATCCTGCTTCCCGAATTGTGGAAAGAGCCGCTCGGCCCGCTCATGAAGATCTGGCCGATCATCGTGCTTCACCTCGCCGTCCTGGCGATCCTGGAGGAGCGGTGA
- a CDS encoding DUF982 domain-containing protein: MLLNEIPWTIPLTVRLANGLTRTFTSVYEAVDFLENEWPLRKGERYERAVRTCRRALNRMTPAAVAREAFVSACLEAGMALVMTSPAPGPQGAENTTRSSATTRA, from the coding sequence ATGCTTCTCAATGAGATTCCCTGGACAATTCCTCTCACGGTGCGACTTGCCAATGGCCTGACACGCACCTTCACCTCGGTCTATGAGGCCGTCGATTTTCTCGAGAACGAGTGGCCGCTGCGTAAGGGAGAGCGTTACGAGCGCGCGGTGCGAACCTGCCGGCGGGCGCTGAACCGTATGACCCCGGCGGCCGTGGCGCGGGAAGCTTTCGTTTCCGCTTGCCTTGAGGCGGGAATGGCGTTGGTGATGACCTCGCCGGCTCCTGGACCGCAAGGTGCCGAAAATACCACTCGATCTTCGGCGACCACCCGCGCATGA
- a CDS encoding MgtC/SapB family protein, producing MIAFALALPIGWERGRGRYSVGFRTLPIVSVAACGFALVAGTDFPGNAEAQARVLQGVVTGIGFIGGGAIVKLRHNVKGLVTAASIWNAGAIGAAVGLGNLNIAVVLSIINLTSLVVLAYLNADGDDDESSQS from the coding sequence ATGATCGCCTTCGCATTAGCCCTCCCGATCGGATGGGAACGGGGCCGCGGCCGCTACAGCGTCGGCTTCAGGACTCTTCCGATTGTCTCCGTGGCGGCTTGCGGATTCGCGCTCGTCGCTGGCACTGACTTCCCGGGGAACGCGGAAGCCCAGGCGCGCGTGCTCCAAGGCGTTGTGACCGGCATCGGTTTCATTGGGGGAGGTGCGATCGTCAAGCTGCGGCACAATGTGAAAGGTCTCGTTACCGCCGCCAGTATCTGGAACGCCGGCGCCATCGGCGCGGCCGTCGGGCTGGGAAACCTGAACATAGCGGTCGTTCTGAGCATCATCAATCTGACCAGTCTGGTGGTCCTGGCTTATCTCAATGCCGACGGCGATGATGATGAGAGCAGCCAGAGCTAG
- the nuoD gene encoding NADH dehydrogenase (quinone) subunit D, with translation MTEVTELIRPEGEALDTKEVLLNLGPQHPSTHGVLRLVLELDGEFVERVDPHIGYLHRGTEKLAESFTYTQIFPLTDRLDYLCPPSNNLAFAIAVEKLLGIEAPIRAQYIRVMTAELARISGHLLITGALPMDLGAMTALLYAMREREMIMDLLEMLTGARMHTSYCRVGGVREDLPDGFMEKVREFCGIFPNRIRDYERLIEKNRVFLSRTQGIGVISAEDAIDLGLSGPNLRASGVDWDIRRDEPYEIYDRLDFDVITRGEGDCYARWQCRVDEMRQSIRIIEQCTEQMPEGPFQIDMPTIAFPVDKEKVHCSMEALIQHFDLSAYGFNVPKGEVYSAIEAPKGELGFYILSDGSPKPFRMKVRAPSFVNLQALFGVSNARYLADMIAVLGSLDPVMAEVDK, from the coding sequence ATGACCGAAGTCACCGAGCTCATCAGACCGGAGGGCGAAGCGCTCGATACCAAGGAAGTGCTTCTCAATCTCGGACCCCAGCACCCCAGCACCCATGGGGTTCTCCGGCTCGTCCTCGAACTGGATGGCGAGTTTGTCGAGCGCGTCGACCCGCATATCGGCTACCTCCACCGCGGCACCGAGAAACTGGCGGAAAGCTTCACCTACACGCAAATCTTTCCGCTGACGGACCGGCTCGACTATCTCTGTCCGCCCTCGAACAATCTCGCCTTCGCGATTGCCGTGGAGAAACTCCTCGGCATAGAGGCGCCGATCCGGGCGCAATATATCCGCGTTATGACGGCGGAGCTCGCGCGGATCTCTGGCCATCTCCTGATCACCGGCGCTTTGCCGATGGATCTCGGCGCCATGACCGCGTTGCTCTACGCCATGCGCGAGCGCGAGATGATCATGGATCTCCTGGAAATGCTCACCGGCGCGCGCATGCACACCTCCTACTGCAGGGTCGGCGGCGTGCGGGAGGACTTGCCGGATGGGTTCATGGAGAAGGTCCGCGAGTTCTGCGGCATTTTTCCGAACCGGATCCGCGACTATGAGCGGCTGATCGAGAAGAACCGCGTGTTCCTCAGTCGCACGCAGGGGATCGGCGTGATCTCCGCCGAGGACGCCATCGATCTGGGCCTGAGCGGCCCGAACCTGCGCGCTTCCGGTGTCGACTGGGACATCCGGCGCGACGAACCCTACGAAATCTACGACCGGCTGGACTTCGACGTCATCACCCGCGGCGAAGGCGATTGCTACGCACGTTGGCAGTGTCGGGTCGACGAGATGCGCCAAAGCATCCGCATCATCGAACAATGCACCGAACAGATGCCCGAAGGGCCGTTCCAGATCGACATGCCGACCATCGCTTTCCCCGTGGATAAGGAGAAGGTGCACTGCTCCATGGAGGCACTAATCCAGCATTTCGACCTCTCGGCTTACGGTTTCAACGTCCCCAAAGGAGAGGTCTATTCGGCGATCGAGGCTCCGAAGGGGGAACTCGGCTTCTACATCCTCAGCGACGGGTCGCCGAAGCCGTTCCGCATGAAGGTCAGGGCCCCCTCCTTCGTCAATCTTCAGGCGCTGTTCGGCGTGAGCAATGCTCGCTACCTCGCCGACATGATCGCCGTCCTCGGCAGTCTCGATCCGGTGATGGCCGAGGTGGACAAGTAG
- a CDS encoding DUF2269 family protein, with product MLYLALKYLHIIGASVLLGTGAGIAFFMLVAHRTGRADTIAAVARIVVLADFLFTATAVVLQPITGSALAWHLGYALTEGWILLSILLYLIAGAFWLPVVWMQMEMRRLAEAAYKSGRPLPKRYHRLFHLWFAFGFPAFAAVLGIFWLMIARPELEW from the coding sequence ATGCTCTATCTCGCCCTCAAGTATCTGCACATCATCGGCGCCTCCGTGCTGCTGGGGACGGGCGCGGGAATTGCGTTCTTCATGCTTGTGGCGCATCGGACCGGGCGCGCCGATACCATCGCGGCCGTGGCGCGCATCGTTGTCCTCGCGGACTTCCTGTTCACGGCCACCGCCGTCGTCCTGCAGCCGATAACGGGGAGCGCGCTCGCCTGGCATCTCGGTTATGCGTTGACGGAGGGATGGATTTTGCTGTCGATCCTCCTGTACCTGATAGCCGGTGCATTCTGGCTGCCGGTCGTATGGATGCAGATGGAGATGCGCAGGCTCGCCGAGGCCGCCTATAAGAGCGGTCGGCCCTTGCCCAAACGCTACCACCGGCTCTTTCATCTGTGGTTCGCCTTCGGCTTTCCGGCCTTTGCCGCGGTCCTTGGGATTTTTTGGCTGATGATCGCCCGACCCGAATTAGAGTGGTAG